In Halobacteroides halobius DSM 5150, the genomic window ATTAATTTAGCATAAATATCTTGGGGCACTCCAGGTGGTAAGCTCCCGGTTAATACCACAAAATCATCAGTCCCTACTGTATCTAATAATCTATTTTCTAATCTGCGCAAGTCTTTTTGTTTAACTTTAGCTCCTGGCTCATTAATTTCTGTTTCTTGGCCAGTGATTGTATCAATCATCTTTAGATTAGTTCTAGTCTCTCCCTCTAATCTAATAAATTGATCTCTAATCGGGGAATCATTTAGACTATTAGCAACAAACTCTCCACTACTACCACCTAAAAATCCTAAAGCAACTGTTTTACTACCCAACTTAGCAACTACTTTAGAGACATTAATTCCTTTACCTCCAGGGTCCTTCCTCACCTCTTTAATTCTATTTAGATTACCTAATTTAAAATCTTCTACATATATAGTCTTATCTACAGCTGGATTTAAAGTAACAGTTATAATCATTCTTTTTCACCCCCTACCATTACTAAATCTACTAGGGCTCGGTACTTACTTACTAACTTTTGGTCTAATTTATAATCTGTTACAACTTTACTTACATCAGTTATATCTATGACTTTAACTAAAGTAACTTTATCAAATTTACTCTCATCAGCTAATACAATTACTTCTTTAGCTTTACTGGCCATTTTACTCTTGACATTGGCCTCTACTAAATCAGGAGTAGTTACTCCAGCTTCTAAATCAATTCCATTGGCCCCTAAAAATACCTTATCAGCATGTAAATTCTCTAAATAATCTTCTGTGGCCGGGCCAACCAAAGCTAAAGTTTTTTTCTTTAAATCCCCCCCTGGTAAAACAACTTGATGGGGACTATTAGATAATTCTAAAGCAATATTAACAGCATTAGTTACAATTGTTAAGTCCTGATGCTGGTCTAAAGACTTGGCTAATTGGGTTGTTGTGGTTCCAGCATCTAAAATAATGGTCTCTCCATCATTAATTAACTTGGCTGCTTTTTTGCCAATTTTACTTTTAGCTTCAGTATGCTCATCCTCTTTTTCTATAAAAGAAGGTTCAAAATCACGACTTTCTTTTGCTACTGCTCCACCATGAGTTCGAGAGATTAATTCTTCTTCTTCTAACTTCTTTAAATCCCTTCTAATTGTTGAACCCGAAACAGCAAACTTATCACATAACTCTTTTACTTTAACTGTTTTTCCTTTTTCAATTAAGGATACAATCTTACGTCTTCTTTCTTTAGCTAACATTTTAAACACCTCTAATTATTTTCTTATAAACTTATTTTGATTATAAATGATTGTTTTATGATTATATGTGATAGTATAACTTATAATATTTGATTGTTTTTGATCATCTCTGATTACTTATGATTATATTATATTTTTTTTAGAATGTCAACTATATTTTTAAAGCCACAGCAAATTGCTGTGGCCCTTAATAAATTACTTACGCTCAAAGGTATGACAATTTGTCATATCAGCTTTATTAGGATCATTAACTCCAGCATCAACATTAACCTCAATAGCAGATGCATTACAGTGTTCACTCTTCCAATACTTACAGCTATCTACTGTACACTTTACATTATCTAATGCCACATAAATCCCTCCTTGTTTATTAGTCACAAGGTTAGTATTTGAGTTATTAAAAAATTATATTCTTCTAAACTAAGTAAGAATTGATATTCTATAACAATTATGTTTAACAATTTCCTGATTATAAGAATATGATATAGCAAATTGATTGTGGAGGTGATGGAATGGATTATAGAGATAATTTTGGCGATGAACCGTGGGAATTGAAATTGGCCCAAGCTTATATACCTTTTCAAGTATATAATCAAGCCTATGAACTAGAGGAAGCCTTAAAAAAGGGAACTTTATTCCCTGAATTATACTTTCCGTACCACAAACAAAGATAAGGAGGTGTTAAAATGGATCGAGAACAAATGAGATTGCTTAAAAAGATGATGGCTTTAGAATTTGCTGGGATTGAGTATAACTTATATCTTAATACCCATCCCCAAGATAAGCAAGCACTTAGAGATCATAATAAAATAGTTAGAGAGTTAGAAGACTTAAAAGAGTATTATCAAGAGACTTATGGTCCTATAATTGCTATGGAAGATAGTGAATGCCCTTGGCAATATCCTAAAACTGCTTGGCCATGGGAGATAAAATATAGATAATATTAATAATTAAAAGGAGGAGAAAGTATGTGGATTTATGAAAAGAAACTTCAACATCCAGTCACAGTAAATCGTACTGATCTAACAATGGCTAAATATCTTTATGCCCAATATGGTGGTCCAGATAGTGAATTATCTGCTGGATTGCGCTATTTATCACAAAGATATACTATGCCTACTGATGAAGCTAAGGCTACTTTAACTGATATTGGTACTGAAGAATTGGCCCACTGGGAAATAATTGCAACATTGATTTATAAATTAACTGAAGATGTTCCAGCTAAAGTATTAAAAGATGCTGGATTAGGTGCTCATTATACTGAACATGGTCGTGCTTTATACCCACATGATGCTGCTGGCGTACCATGGACGGCAGCTTTCATTCAATCATTTGAAGATCCAGTTACTAGTCTACATGAAGACTTAGCTGCTGAAGAAAAAGCTAGAGCAACCTACGAAAACTTAATAGATCTTACAAATGATCCTGGAGTAATTGATGCACTTAGTTTTTTAAGGGAACGAGAAGTAGTTCACTTCCAACGTTTCGGCGAAACACTTGATATTGTGCAAGATTATCTAGAGGAAGAATAAAAAAAGCCCTGCCTTTAAAGGCAGGGCTTTTCTGGTTAAGACCTAAATTGCTCCATGAATTAAATTAGAAAAATAAATTCCAATTGCAGCTCCACTAACTATATCTGAAGGATAATGAACTCCTAAATAAGCCCGCGATAAACCTACTAGCACTGCCAATGATTGACTAATTAAAATAAAATTAGGAAAATTAAATCCTACTGTTACCGCTAATGAAAAAATAGCGGTTGTATGCCCAGAAGGAAAAGAATAATTACGAAAAGAAGCTTTAGTTAAATTAACCTCTTTTAAGATCTTATAAGGGCGATTACGATTGATAATTCGTTTGATAACTTGTACAACAGTGCCACTAATTAGAACAGATAATATAATCTCACTGCCCACCTGTTTTAAATTTTGCTCACCTAAAAAAAATAATAATCCCCCAAAAGCAATTGTAAATATTGCTCCTCCAAGATGGGTTACTAAAGGCATTAACCAATCTAATAACCTACACTTAATTCTACGATTCAAAAAATAGAATAATTTAATATCTTGGTTTACTATCTTTTGCAATAAATAAGCCATTTTTATTCCCTTCTTACTTTGTTTATATTATTATTTTATACTGTTTTAATTATTATATTATATTTTTTTCTACTTTACAATTAATAGCTTAAAAGGGTGTGGCTTTACACACCCCGTTAACTTATTTTAATTAACCTTCTGCCACCTGCAATCTTTCTCCGCCAGAATTTACGATTTAAAGTGCCTATTTCTACATTTTTGTCCTGTAAAATATGAATAAATTGATGGTCATTAATCATTACTCCAGAATGAGTAACTATATCATCAAGAAGTTTAAAGTAAACTAAATCTAATACTTGTAGCTTATCAAATTCAACTGGTTGACCTATTTTTTGTAGCCCCCTTAAATATCTTTCTGCATCTTCTTTGTACCAATCTTCTGGAACAGGTTCTCCATCACCATCTGGAATTGTAATACCAAACTCATCATAAATGCCAATTATTAATCCTAAACAGTCTAAACCTGTAAGTGATCTTCCGTTATGTTTATACGGAATATTCCGATACTTTCTCACTACTTTTTCCATTTTATTTTCTAACTTAGTTATTTCTTCTTTCATATCCTCACCCCTACCACAGTATATGTAATAATTAGTAATCAGTGAGGGTTAGTTAGATTTAGAGAAAATATTTCCTAATTTAAGATTACTCTTTATCAACTTCGCATTCTCATTTAGATACTCTACTAGTTTAAATTTAAATTTTACTTCTAAATTCTTAGCTTGTCTACTTGTGAGATTAACCTTTTTAGCTGACAGATTATCAACTGAATCAACAAAACATAAAGGAGGAAATAATACGCACCACCAATTAGCCCCTGCCCCATCTCCAATTACAACTTCTAAAGCTTGATAACTACCAGCTGCTAAAGTAAGATTACCATAACTTCGGGTAGGGAATTTAAATTCTCCTACGTTTAATTTAACTTGATAGTCTTTACCTGATTGATTAATTTCACGTTGTGCAACCTTAGATAGATAATCTAAATTATTAGCTATTCTCTCTTTAGCTTGACTTATGTTAGTTATATTTGTCAATAAATCTTGACTGGAAGCTATTATAGCATCCCTTACCTTTCTTTTTAATAATTGATCAGCCAATGTATTACTGTTAGCTATTACATGTAATCGTAACAAATTATTAGGATTATACCTTGATTTTCTAACCACAAAAGCAGTCTTACTCATAAATAATAGTAAGCAAATTAAGACTAGACTAACTCCTGTTACTACTTTTACTCTGCGCATTTTATTTCCTCCTTAACCTTAACTTCCTGTTGTAGTTTATTAAGAGCTTTCTTTTGAATTCTGGAGATTTGAGCTTGAGAAACTCCTACTTTTTCAGCAATCTCTGTCTGGGTCTTACCTTCATAAAACTTAAGTTTTATAATCAATTGTTCTCTAGCAGTTAGTTTCTTTAGAGCTTGTCTAAGATTAATTCCTTCTATCCAATTAATTTGTTCACTAGATTCTAGTTGATCTAATAATAATAAACTATCTCCTTCTTCCTCAAATACAGGTTTAAATAAGGAGATAGGATTCTTAACAGCTTCTAAAGAATGAACTATCTTTTCTCGGGGCACATCCATCTCTTCTGCTATCTCCTCTAAAGTAGGCTCTACTCCCTTTTTCTTCCTTAATTCTTCTTTAAACTTAAGAGCCTGATAAGCTATCTGCCTTAAAGAACGACTAACCCTAACTCGCTTATTATCTCTAATATGTCGTTTAACCTCTCCTATAATCATAGGCACAGCATAAGTAGAAAACTTAACTCCTCTAGTAGAATCAAAGTTATCTACAGCTTTAATCAAACCTACACACCCTACCTGAAATAAATCATCTATAGTATATTTATTATTTCTAAACCTCTGGAGTACACTTAGTACTAGCCTTAAATTACCACTGATTATCTTTTGTCTAGCCTCATTACTTCCTGCTTCTAGCTGCGCAAACAAATCCATCATCTCTTCATTAGATAAGACTGGTAACTCAGTTGTATCAAAACCTGTCAACTTTACTCTTTTCATCTAACCCACCCCTCTTCCATTTATTTCTATTAATATCATTGACAGGAATAACTGAGGTTATACATAAAAAATAATTTTTAGTATAAAAATCATTTAATTACAAAAAATAATCTAATAAGAAGTATAGCCATGGAGTGATATTATGAAGCTAATCTCAAACACTCAGTTTTTTTTAATAGTAATTAATTTTATAATCGGTAGTACTATCTTATTTCCACTTGGCATTAAAGCAAAACAAGATGCTTATCTGGTTATTTTAACAGGGGCTTTTCTGCAGCTTATTATGTCTTTAATTTATTTGAAAATAAATTCAATATCCCCAGAAGATAATTTTGTACAATTAGCTAAGAAAATATTTGGAAAGTATTTAGGCTGGTTAGTAGGGGTTATTTATTCAACCTTTTTCTTATATATTGCAATCAGAAATACTAGAGATTTAGCTGAACAGATAGTCCAAAATTTTACTCCCCGAATTGATATAACCTCAGTTATTATTTTTTCTATTATTTTAGTAATTTATGCTACATATTCTAATTTATCTACTATTGGTAGAGTAATAGGTATTATTTATCCGTTTGTTATTTTATTTTTAGTAACTACTTCTACCTTGCTTATAACACTGAAAGGAGATTTTAGAAATTTACAACCTGTTCTAGCTAAAGGATTTAAACCAATTCTAAAGGCATTATACCCTGGAATATTAGGCTTTCCAGTGGCTGAAACAGCTATCTTTATGATGATCTTTCCTAAGGTCAATACTAGTCTAACTGGTCTAAAAAAATCATTTCTTATAGCTACTACTTTTACTTACTTAATTTTAACTTTAAATACTATTATGATGCTGACAATCCTTGGCTCGATGTTAACAGGAAAATTAACCTTTCCCTTAATTCAGGCTACAGAATTACTGGGCATTGAATTATTACATCTTAACTTTTTTATTTCTTTAGTAATGGTCCTGTCATTAATTATGAAAATAACACTTCTTACTTATGCAGGATTACAAGGCTACTCTCAGTTATTTAAAATTCCTTATAAAAAAATGACCCTTTTTATTCCACCGGTGATAGGATATCTAGCACTGCCTATTGCTAAGGGATATCCCCAACATATTAGATTTGGGTTAAATCAATCTCTTTATATAAATATTGTAGTTGGGATTTATATTCCGTTACTAACCCTCACTATCTACTACTTTAAAAAAGGGATTAAAAAAATCTTTAAATAAAAAAAAGGGAGCTCTAGCTCCCTAAAAATTTGCTAAGTAATTATTAAGTTGTTTATAAATAGGTCTCATTACTTTATCTAAAGCTTCAATAGGATTAGGTAGGGGAAAGTCAAGTAATATCCCATAGCTATAAACTACCCCTGTCAACATCAATACTAAATAAACAGCAAGTTCCTTCCATTCTTTATTCTTAATTAAACCTTTAGTTTGATAATAGGCTATCATCACAAACAGTAAAGTAAGTAAAATTACTTTTATTACTTGCAAATCTATCACCTCTAATCCATCATAATAGGCTTAGTAATCATCCCTAACCTCTTAATTGTTACTTTAACCTTAATATTTGTTTCAACAGTAGGAAATATTTGGTGCCATTCCTTCTTTATCTTTTGCCATTTCTCTGGATATT contains:
- a CDS encoding C40 family peptidase gives rise to the protein MKEEITKLENKMEKVVRKYRNIPYKHNGRSLTGLDCLGLIIGIYDEFGITIPDGDGEPVPEDWYKEDAERYLRGLQKIGQPVEFDKLQVLDLVYFKLLDDIVTHSGVMINDHQFIHILQDKNVEIGTLNRKFWRRKIAGGRRLIKIS
- a CDS encoding DeoR/GlpR family DNA-binding transcription regulator yields the protein MLAKERRRKIVSLIEKGKTVKVKELCDKFAVSGSTIRRDLKKLEEEELISRTHGGAVAKESRDFEPSFIEKEDEHTEAKSKIGKKAAKLINDGETIILDAGTTTTQLAKSLDQHQDLTIVTNAVNIALELSNSPHQVVLPGGDLKKKTLALVGPATEDYLENLHADKVFLGANGIDLEAGVTTPDLVEANVKSKMASKAKEVIVLADESKFDKVTLVKVIDITDVSKVVTDYKLDQKLVSKYRALVDLVMVGGEKE
- a CDS encoding SigB/SigF/SigG family RNA polymerase sigma factor: MKRVKLTGFDTTELPVLSNEEMMDLFAQLEAGSNEARQKIISGNLRLVLSVLQRFRNNKYTIDDLFQVGCVGLIKAVDNFDSTRGVKFSTYAVPMIIGEVKRHIRDNKRVRVSRSLRQIAYQALKFKEELRKKKGVEPTLEEIAEEMDVPREKIVHSLEAVKNPISLFKPVFEEEGDSLLLLDQLESSEQINWIEGINLRQALKKLTAREQLIIKLKFYEGKTQTEIAEKVGVSQAQISRIQKKALNKLQQEVKVKEEIKCAE
- a CDS encoding spore coat associated protein CotJA, which gives rise to MDYRDNFGDEPWELKLAQAYIPFQVYNQAYELEEALKKGTLFPELYFPYHKQR
- a CDS encoding GerAB/ArcD/ProY family transporter; the protein is MKLISNTQFFLIVINFIIGSTILFPLGIKAKQDAYLVILTGAFLQLIMSLIYLKINSISPEDNFVQLAKKIFGKYLGWLVGVIYSTFFLYIAIRNTRDLAEQIVQNFTPRIDITSVIIFSIILVIYATYSNLSTIGRVIGIIYPFVILFLVTTSTLLITLKGDFRNLQPVLAKGFKPILKALYPGILGFPVAETAIFMMIFPKVNTSLTGLKKSFLIATTFTYLILTLNTIMMLTILGSMLTGKLTFPLIQATELLGIELLHLNFFISLVMVLSLIMKITLLTYAGLQGYSQLFKIPYKKMTLFIPPVIGYLALPIAKGYPQHIRFGLNQSLYINIVVGIYIPLLTLTIYYFKKGIKKIFK
- a CDS encoding DUF1540 domain-containing protein gives rise to the protein MALDNVKCTVDSCKYWKSEHCNASAIEVNVDAGVNDPNKADMTNCHTFERK
- a CDS encoding manganese catalase family protein → MWIYEKKLQHPVTVNRTDLTMAKYLYAQYGGPDSELSAGLRYLSQRYTMPTDEAKATLTDIGTEELAHWEIIATLIYKLTEDVPAKVLKDAGLGAHYTEHGRALYPHDAAGVPWTAAFIQSFEDPVTSLHEDLAAEEKARATYENLIDLTNDPGVIDALSFLREREVVHFQRFGETLDIVQDYLEEE
- a CDS encoding phosphatase PAP2 family protein; the protein is MAYLLQKIVNQDIKLFYFLNRRIKCRLLDWLMPLVTHLGGAIFTIAFGGLLFFLGEQNLKQVGSEIILSVLISGTVVQVIKRIINRNRPYKILKEVNLTKASFRNYSFPSGHTTAIFSLAVTVGFNFPNFILISQSLAVLVGLSRAYLGVHYPSDIVSGAAIGIYFSNLIHGAI
- the spoIIR gene encoding stage II sporulation protein R; this encodes MRRVKVVTGVSLVLICLLLFMSKTAFVVRKSRYNPNNLLRLHVIANSNTLADQLLKRKVRDAIIASSQDLLTNITNISQAKERIANNLDYLSKVAQREINQSGKDYQVKLNVGEFKFPTRSYGNLTLAAGSYQALEVVIGDGAGANWWCVLFPPLCFVDSVDNLSAKKVNLTSRQAKNLEVKFKFKLVEYLNENAKLIKSNLKLGNIFSKSN
- a CDS encoding spore coat protein CotJB, with protein sequence MDREQMRLLKKMMALEFAGIEYNLYLNTHPQDKQALRDHNKIVRELEDLKEYYQETYGPIIAMEDSECPWQYPKTAWPWEIKYR